In Melopsittacus undulatus isolate bMelUnd1 chromosome 6, bMelUnd1.mat.Z, whole genome shotgun sequence, the following proteins share a genomic window:
- the P2RY10 gene encoding putative P2Y purinoceptor 10 — MTHINQTCSSQNITFKNNLYATTYTLIFIPGLLANSAALWVLCRFISKNNKAIIFMINLAVADLAHVLSLPLRIYYYINSTWPFGRFLCLLCFYLKYLNMYASICFLTCISIQRYFFLYQPFKAKDWKRQYDVAISAVVWLFVGLACLPFPIMRSYGLAKTTNTCFADLQVRQIESKLATVLMMGTAELFGFIGPLTIILFCTWKTKDSLRGFQIPLQNSSERRKALRMVSMCAIVFCVCFAPYHINFFFYMLVKENVITDCFLSTITLYAQPFCLSLASLDCCLDPILYFFMTSEFQDQISKHSSMVIRSRLMSKESASSTKE; from the coding sequence ATGACACACATCAACCAGACCTGCTCCAGCCAGAACATAACGTTCAAAAACAACCTGTATGCCACCACATACACCCTCATCTTCATCCCTGGCCTCCTGGCAAACAGCGCTGCCCTATGGGTCTTGTGCCGCTTCATCAGCAAGAACAACAAAGCCATCATCTTCATGATCAACTTGGCTGTGGCTGACCTGGCTCACGTCCTCTCACTGCCATTGAGAATATACTATTACATTAACTCCACGTGGCCTTTTGGGAGGTTCCTTTGCTTACTGTGCTTCTACTTGAAGTACCTTAACATGTACGCTAGCATCTGTTTCCTCACCTGCATCAGCATCCAGAGGTATTTCTTCTTGTACCAGCCATTCAAAGCCAAGGACTGGAAGCGGCAGTACGATGTAGCCATCAGTGCTGTGGTGTGGCTCTTTGTTGGGCTGGCGTGCTTGCCCTTCCCCATCATGCGGAGCTATGGGCTAGCCAAAACCACAAACACCTGCTTTGCAGACCTTCAAGTCCGGCAGATCGAGAGCAAGTTGGCCACTGTGCTGATGATGGGCACAGCTGAGCTCTTTGGGTTCATTGGCCCACTCACCATCATTTTGTTCTGTACTTGGAAAACCAAAGACTCTCTTCGAGGCTTCCAGATACCACTTCAAAACAGCAGTGAGAGGAGGAAGGCTTTAAGGATGGTTTCCATGTGTGCCATCGTGTTCTGCGTGTGTTTTGCACCATACCACATCAACTTCTTTTTCTACATGTTGGTGAAAGAAAACGTCATTACAGACTGCTTCCTGAGCACCATCACGCTCTATGCCCAGCCCTTTTGCTTAAGTCTTGCAAGTCTGGACTGCTGCTTGGATCCAATCCTGTATTTCTTTATGACCTCAGAGTTTCAGGACCAGAtctcaaagcacagcagcatggtCATCAGGAGCAGGCTCATGAGCAAAGAGAGCGCCTCATCAACTAAGGAATGA
- the LOC101876318 gene encoding putative P2Y purinoceptor 10 encodes MESNASFGNCTNPQMSFQSTLYATTYTLIFIPGLLANSAALWVLCRFISKKSKAIIFMVNLAVADLAHVLSLPLRMYYYINHSWPFGSFLCQVCFYLKYLNMYASICFLTCISIQRYLFLLHPFKANDWKRRYDAAISAAVWLFVGAGCLPLLVVRSPALSNNINTCFSDLGVKQLSPGASIALVTVAELFGFVIPLSIIACCTWKMWQSLREGPTQLQNTSEKQKALRMVLMCAAVFFICFTPYHINFPFFMMVIENIIQDCAVHRSTLRFHPISLCLASLNCCLDPVLYYFMTSEFQDHLFHHSCVTLRAWFTRRGNLSIADTSHDIRMKRNLPRLKVMSLPKFFGRINSMEIPAMPPDELLLESIS; translated from the coding sequence ATGGAGAGCAACGCATCCTTTGGGAACTGTACCAACCCCCAGATGTCCTTCCAATCCACCCTGTATGCCACCACATACACCCTCATTTTCATCCCTGGCCTCCTGGCAAACAGCGCTGCCCTATGGGTCCTGTGCCGCTTCATCAGCAAGAAGAGCAAAGCCATCATTTTCATGGTCAACTTGGCTGTGGCTGACCTGGCCCACGTCCTCTCACTGCCTTTACGGATGTATTACTACATAAACCACAGCTGGCCATTTGGAAGCTTTCTGTGCCAGGTGTGCTTCTACCTGAAGTATCTCAACATGTACGCCAGCATCTGCTTCCTCACCTGCATCAGCATCCAGAGGTACCTGTTCCTTCTGCATCCCTTCAAAGCCAATGACTGGAAGCGGAGGTACGACGCAGCCATCAGTGCTGCTGTCTGGCTCTTCGTTGGGGCAGGTTGCTTACCCCTGCTTGTAGTGAGGAGCCCAGCCTTGTCCAACAACATTAACACATGCTTCTCTGACCTGGGGGTGAAGCAGCTCAGCCCAGGAGCCTCCATTGCACTGGTGACAGTAGCAGAGCTGTTTGGGTTTGTCATCCCCTTGAGCATCATTGCCTGCTGCACTTGGAAGATGTGGCAGTCCCTGCGGGAGGGCCCAACTCAGCTGCAGAACACCAGTGAGAAACAGAAGGCTTTGCGCATGGTCTTGATGTGTGCGGCTGTCTTCTTCATCTGCTTCACCCCCTACCACATCAACTTTCCCTTCTTCATGATGGTGATAGAGAACATCATCCAGGACTGTGCTGTTCACAGGAGCACACTCCGCTTCCACCCCATCTCCCTCTGCTTGGCGAGCCTCAACTGCTGCCTGGATCCTGTCCTCTACTACTTCATGACCTCCGAGTTCCAGGACCATCTGTTTCACCACAGCTGTGTCACCCTAAGGGCTTGGTTCACACGCCGAGGGAACCTCTCCATCGCTGACACCAGCCATGACATCCGTATGAAGAGAAACCTTCCACGCCTCAAGGTTATGTCTCTTCCCAAGTTCTTTGGCCGAATAAACAGCATGGAGATCCCTGCCATGCCACCCGATGAGCTTCTGCTGGAGTCCATCTCTTGA